The following coding sequences lie in one Candidatus Zixiibacteriota bacterium genomic window:
- a CDS encoding asparaginase, with protein sequence MSSLPRIALIITGGTIDSLGKDRLDLAWYIEAGKRLGEGELLAQLPELKTIAEVREVPFRRLPSHALVDKDWLDLVRTIHAIFDEDRADGIVVTHGTNTIEETAYFLNLTLKTDKPVVLVGAMRPASAISADGYLNVVNAVRVAADPASRGRGCLLVMNDTIFNGRDVTKNATYRVEAFQSRDLGPLGYADGDGRVVYYHSPVKKHTVETEFDVRDMRSLPRVDIVVSYVGADGRMIEAAAAAGARGIVSAGTGAGRPTPAEDEAFDRMYKEKGMIMCLCSRVAAGRVVRSPGLARRGFVAGDNLPPWKARLLLSLALTKTSNADEIQRMFDTY encoded by the coding sequence ATGAGCAGTTTACCGCGCATCGCGCTGATCATCACCGGCGGAACGATCGACTCGCTCGGCAAGGACCGCCTGGACCTGGCCTGGTATATCGAGGCGGGCAAACGGCTGGGCGAGGGCGAGCTTCTGGCGCAGCTTCCCGAGTTGAAGACGATCGCCGAGGTGCGCGAGGTCCCGTTCCGGCGGCTCCCCAGTCACGCGCTCGTCGACAAGGACTGGCTCGATCTGGTGCGCACGATCCACGCGATCTTCGACGAGGACCGGGCCGACGGCATCGTCGTCACCCACGGCACCAACACGATCGAGGAGACGGCCTATTTTCTCAACCTGACGCTCAAGACCGACAAGCCCGTCGTGCTCGTCGGCGCGATGCGGCCCGCGTCCGCGATCAGCGCGGACGGCTATCTCAACGTGGTGAACGCGGTCCGGGTCGCCGCCGATCCCGCTTCGCGCGGACGCGGCTGCCTGCTGGTGATGAACGACACGATCTTCAACGGCCGCGACGTCACCAAGAATGCGACCTATCGAGTCGAGGCTTTCCAGTCGCGCGACCTCGGACCGCTCGGATACGCGGACGGCGACGGCAGGGTCGTCTATTATCATTCCCCGGTGAAGAAGCACACGGTCGAAACCGAGTTCGATGTCCGCGACATGCGGTCGCTGCCGCGCGTCGACATCGTGGTCTCCTACGTCGGCGCCGACGGCAGGATGATCGAGGCCGCCGCGGCGGCGGGCGCCCGCGGCATCGTCAGCGCCGGCACGGGGGCCGGCCGCCCCACGCCGGCGGAGGACGAGGCTTTCGACCGGATGTACAAGGAAAAGGGGATGATCATGTGCCTGTGCAGCCGCGTTGCTGCCGGGCGAGTCGTCCGGAGCCCCGGCCTGGCGCGCCGCGGCTTCGTCGCCGGCGACAACCTCCCGCCGTGGAAGGCCCGCCTGTTGCTCTCGCTGGCGCTCACGAAAACCTCCAACGCCGACGAGATCCAGCGGATGTTCGACACCTATTGA
- a CDS encoding FtsX-like permease family protein gives MELLKLLLRNAVRHKLRSSLTVIGVGVAVMAFALLRTVVSAWYAGVEASAANRLITRHAVSFVFPLPLAYRDRIAQIPGVTAVTFANWFSGVYIDKNQFFARLAVDSDTFFEVYPEFVVPPEQFEAFRRERNACIIGRDIARRYGLKIGDIMTLEGDVYPGRWEFVVRGIYEPRDQSTDPATMMFHYRYLDERVRRELPERSGEVGWYIVRIDDPENSAAISEAIDRLFANSRAETKTETERAFQQSFLSAASAVITAMNVMSFVIIGIILLVLGNTMVMSARERTHEYAVLKALGFSGRQLCVLIAGESLILSVLGSAVGLGATLPAVEAFEAALPKGWFPVFYVKPETILAGAAAGLGVGVLAALIPARRALATRIVEGLRYVG, from the coding sequence GTGGAGCTGCTCAAGCTGCTCTTGCGCAACGCCGTCCGGCACAAGCTGCGAAGCTCGCTCACGGTAATCGGCGTCGGTGTCGCCGTGATGGCGTTCGCCCTGCTGCGCACCGTGGTCAGCGCGTGGTACGCGGGAGTGGAGGCGTCGGCGGCCAATCGCCTGATCACCCGCCACGCGGTCTCGTTCGTCTTTCCCCTGCCGCTCGCCTACCGGGACCGGATCGCGCAGATTCCCGGGGTCACCGCCGTCACGTTCGCCAACTGGTTCTCCGGGGTCTACATCGACAAGAACCAGTTCTTCGCCCGGCTGGCGGTCGATTCGGATACCTTTTTCGAGGTTTACCCGGAGTTCGTGGTTCCCCCGGAGCAGTTCGAAGCCTTCCGCCGGGAACGCAACGCCTGCATCATCGGCCGCGACATCGCGCGGCGCTACGGCCTGAAGATCGGCGACATCATGACGCTCGAGGGAGACGTCTATCCGGGCCGCTGGGAGTTCGTGGTGCGCGGTATCTACGAGCCCCGGGACCAGAGCACCGACCCGGCGACGATGATGTTCCACTACCGCTATCTGGACGAGCGGGTGCGGCGCGAGCTGCCGGAGCGCTCGGGTGAGGTCGGCTGGTACATCGTCCGTATCGACGATCCGGAGAACTCGGCGGCGATCTCCGAGGCGATCGACCGGCTCTTCGCCAACTCGCGCGCCGAGACGAAGACCGAGACGGAACGGGCGTTCCAGCAGAGCTTTCTGTCTGCGGCCAGCGCCGTCATCACGGCGATGAACGTCATGTCGTTCGTGATCATCGGCATCATTCTCCTGGTTCTCGGCAACACGATGGTGATGTCCGCGCGGGAGCGGACGCACGAGTACGCGGTGCTGAAAGCGCTGGGGTTCTCCGGGCGCCAGCTCTGCGTGTTGATCGCGGGCGAGTCGCTGATCCTGTCGGTCCTGGGGAGCGCGGTGGGGCTGGGGGCGACCCTGCCCGCGGTCGAGGCGTTCGAGGCCGCGCTGCCCAAGGGATGGTTCCCCGTCTTCTACGTCAAGCCCGAAACGATCCTCGCCGGTGCCGCGGCGGGGCTCGGCGTGGGCGTGCTCGCGGCGCTGATCCCCGCTCGCCGCGCGCTCGCCACGCGGATCGTCGAGGGGTTGCGCTACGTGGGCTGA
- a CDS encoding ABC transporter permease: protein MAVPLKYVVRSSCSRRLTTFLTASGIALVVFVFTAVLMMADGVRETLRSTGSDDNVVVIRKAAMSEIMSILDREAAAIVSGLPQVARLPDGRPMSSREIVVVINLDKIGGSGISNVTVRGVEEAAFRLRPAVRIVEGRAFRWGAREVVVGAAIAGRFAGAQIGERIKFGGDQWTVVGTFAADGSGFESEVWGDSRQIMDAFRRSSFSTTTLRLVHAEAFEELRAVFEADNRLQHLSVKREKAFFEEQSEMMATFIRILGIFVTVIFSCGATIGAMITMYGAVANRTVEIGTLRALGFHRRSILLAFLLESLVLSVSGGAAGLGLASLLRFFTISTLNFGSFAELAFSFALSPGIAAASLGFAVLMGLAGGFLPAVRAARLDIVHALRAA from the coding sequence ATGGCGGTCCCGCTGAAGTACGTCGTCCGGAGCTCCTGTTCCCGGCGCCTGACCACGTTCCTGACCGCTTCCGGGATCGCGCTCGTCGTGTTCGTCTTCACGGCGGTGTTGATGATGGCGGACGGCGTGCGCGAAACGCTCCGCTCCACGGGGTCGGACGACAACGTCGTGGTGATCCGCAAGGCCGCCATGAGCGAGATCATGAGCATCCTCGATCGCGAGGCGGCCGCGATCGTCTCGGGCCTTCCCCAGGTGGCGCGTCTGCCCGACGGACGTCCGATGAGCTCCCGGGAGATCGTCGTGGTCATCAACCTCGACAAGATCGGGGGGTCGGGCATCAGCAACGTCACCGTCCGGGGCGTGGAGGAGGCGGCGTTCCGGCTGCGGCCGGCCGTGCGGATCGTCGAAGGGCGGGCGTTCCGCTGGGGCGCGCGCGAGGTCGTCGTCGGGGCCGCCATCGCCGGCCGGTTCGCCGGCGCGCAGATCGGCGAGCGGATCAAGTTCGGCGGCGATCAATGGACCGTGGTGGGAACCTTCGCCGCCGACGGGAGCGGCTTCGAGTCCGAGGTCTGGGGGGACAGCCGCCAGATCATGGACGCCTTTCGGCGCTCCTCGTTCTCCACGACCACCCTTCGGCTCGTTCATGCGGAGGCGTTCGAGGAGCTGCGCGCCGTGTTCGAGGCCGACAACCGATTGCAGCATCTCAGCGTCAAGCGGGAGAAGGCGTTTTTCGAGGAGCAGTCGGAGATGATGGCCACGTTCATCCGCATTCTCGGAATCTTCGTGACGGTGATTTTCAGCTGCGGCGCCACCATCGGCGCCATGATCACCATGTACGGGGCGGTGGCCAACCGGACGGTCGAGATCGGCACGCTGCGCGCGCTCGGTTTTCACCGGCGCAGTATCCTGCTGGCGTTTCTGCTAGAATCCCTCGTGCTTTCCGTGAGCGGCGGGGCCGCCGGCCTCGGTCTCGCCTCGCTGCTCCGATTCTTCACGATCTCGACGCTGAACTTCGGGTCGTTCGCCGAGCTGGCGTTTTCGTTCGCGCTCTCGCCGGGAATCGCCGCCGCCTCGCTGGGCTTCGCCGTGCTCATGGGGCTGGCCGGGGGCTTTCTTCCGGCGGTTCGCGCGGCGCGCCTCGACATCGTCCACGCCTTGCGTGCGGCGTGA
- a CDS encoding ABC transporter ATP-binding protein yields MESPLIEIRNLFKSYRRDSIEIPVLRNISLAIAPGEFVALMGPSGSGKTTLLNLIAGIDKPTAGTIRVAGTDITELSESELAEWRARHIGFIFQFYNLIPVLTALENVELPLVLTPLSRKERRAHAEAALRIVGLADRMHHYPRQLSGGQEQRVAIARAIVTDPLILVADEPTGDLDKVSAEEVLDLMERLNRELKKTIVMVTHDPRAAERARARRHLDKGELA; encoded by the coding sequence GTGGAGAGCCCGCTGATCGAGATTCGCAACCTGTTCAAATCGTACCGGCGCGACAGCATCGAGATCCCGGTCCTGCGGAACATCTCGCTTGCAATCGCGCCGGGAGAGTTCGTCGCCCTCATGGGGCCGTCGGGATCCGGCAAGACCACGCTGCTGAACCTGATCGCGGGCATCGACAAGCCCACCGCGGGGACCATTCGGGTCGCGGGCACCGACATCACCGAGCTGAGCGAGAGCGAGCTGGCCGAGTGGCGAGCGCGCCACATCGGCTTTATTTTCCAGTTCTACAATCTCATCCCGGTCCTCACGGCGCTCGAGAACGTCGAGCTGCCCCTGGTGCTGACCCCGCTTTCGAGAAAGGAACGGCGCGCTCACGCGGAGGCCGCGCTGAGGATCGTGGGGCTGGCCGACCGCATGCACCACTATCCGCGCCAGCTTTCGGGCGGCCAGGAACAACGGGTGGCGATCGCCCGGGCCATCGTCACCGATCCGCTGATCCTGGTGGCGGACGAGCCGACCGGCGACCTCGACAAGGTCTCGGCCGAGGAGGTGCTCGATTTGATGGAGCGGCTCAATCGCGAGCTGAAGAAGACCATCGTGATGGTCACCCACGATCCTCGAGCCGCCGAGCGGGCCCGGGCGCGCCGCCACCTGGACAAGGGCGAGCTGGCGTGA
- a CDS encoding efflux RND transporter periplasmic adaptor subunit — translation MEGDADLAALRIDRPERGGPWRRRRALRLVLRLVGLLALAGAAFVLWGRFRPGIEVRLAAVSLTSPSQARAVLTASGYVVARRKAAVASKGTGTLVYLGVEEGDSVKKGQVIARLDDADVVAALRRAQENLRLAEADLHDARENLERQRRLLAMNLIAQADYDAADARYQRVVASIGAARFAVEEARVAVENTRIVAPFDGTVVQKNADVGEIVAPLAGAASSRAAVVTIADMSSLEVEADVSEANITRVLPEQECEITLDAYPEHRYPGYVSKIVPTADRAKATVMVKIKFGRYDRRVLPEMSAKVAFLSPATDAGGRDARPFLTVPETAVAEREGRRVVYRVRDGRAVETPVVIGRKVAGLIEVKEGLKEGERVVSRATEALRDGVRVTVKGQ, via the coding sequence CTCGCGCTCGCCGGCGCCGCCTTCGTCCTCTGGGGCCGATTCCGGCCCGGCATCGAGGTCCGGCTCGCCGCGGTCTCGCTCACTTCCCCGTCGCAGGCGCGAGCCGTGTTGACGGCGAGCGGCTACGTGGTCGCCCGCAGAAAGGCGGCGGTCGCGTCGAAGGGGACCGGTACCCTGGTCTACCTCGGGGTCGAGGAAGGGGACAGCGTCAAGAAAGGGCAAGTGATCGCGCGCCTCGACGACGCCGACGTGGTCGCCGCGCTCCGACGGGCGCAGGAAAACTTGCGGCTCGCGGAGGCCGACCTTCACGACGCCAGGGAAAACCTCGAACGGCAGAGACGGCTGCTGGCGATGAACCTGATCGCTCAGGCGGATTACGATGCCGCCGACGCGCGCTACCAGCGGGTCGTGGCGTCGATCGGCGCGGCGCGATTCGCCGTCGAGGAGGCCCGGGTGGCGGTCGAGAACACCCGGATCGTGGCGCCGTTCGACGGAACCGTGGTCCAGAAAAACGCCGACGTGGGAGAGATCGTCGCGCCGCTGGCGGGTGCGGCGAGCTCGCGCGCGGCGGTCGTCACGATCGCCGACATGTCGTCGCTCGAGGTCGAGGCGGACGTCTCCGAGGCGAACATCACGCGAGTCCTCCCCGAGCAGGAGTGCGAAATCACGCTGGACGCGTACCCCGAGCATCGTTACCCGGGTTACGTGAGCAAGATCGTCCCGACCGCCGACCGGGCGAAGGCGACGGTGATGGTGAAGATCAAGTTCGGTCGGTACGACCGCCGGGTGCTGCCGGAGATGAGCGCCAAGGTCGCGTTCCTCTCGCCCGCGACCGACGCCGGCGGGCGCGACGCCAGGCCTTTTCTCACGGTACCGGAGACAGCCGTGGCCGAGCGCGAGGGCCGGCGCGTCGTCTACCGCGTGCGGGACGGACGGGCGGTCGAGACGCCGGTGGTCATCGGGCGAAAGGTCGCGGGGCTGATCGAGGTCAAGGAAGGATTGAAGGAAGGCGAGCGGGTGGTTTCGAGGGCGACCGAGGCGTTGCGCGACGGCGTCAGGGTAACCGTGAAAGGACAGTGA
- a CDS encoding cupin domain-containing protein: MAEENLRLKDLDERLRGKWISGLWRVPAADRPADPRTKVVPHLWPWADVLDALLQAREHVTLERGTAERRTLRLVNPGVADLEMTSHTMVLTFQLIQPGEVAPPHRHTMSAVRFILQGKGAYTNVDHCKMAMEDGDLILTPRWAWHEHAHEGGEPVIWIDGLDVPFIQALQVISFEPYPEKRLPVKSASAALPWGSVRPVAPPEGTRSAPLHYRWRDTYAALQRLAEGPPHPYEGYALEYANPLTGGPTLPTLSCRIQLLHPGQRTAPHRHTSTAIYHVFRGSGTTTIDGRPFHWRKGDTFIVPLWHWHEHANTSPNEEALLFSMNDAPILDAFGLYREEGRGESYLGL; this comes from the coding sequence ATGGCGGAAGAGAATCTACGGCTGAAGGACCTCGACGAGCGCCTCCGCGGAAAGTGGATTTCGGGGCTCTGGCGCGTTCCCGCGGCGGATCGGCCCGCCGACCCGAGAACCAAAGTCGTTCCTCATCTCTGGCCGTGGGCCGACGTTCTGGACGCCCTGCTCCAGGCCCGCGAGCACGTGACGCTCGAGCGCGGAACCGCCGAGCGCCGCACGCTCCGGCTGGTCAACCCCGGCGTGGCCGATCTGGAGATGACGAGCCACACGATGGTGCTCACGTTCCAGCTCATCCAGCCGGGCGAGGTGGCGCCGCCGCACCGCCACACGATGTCCGCCGTGCGTTTCATCCTCCAGGGCAAGGGAGCCTACACCAACGTCGATCATTGCAAAATGGCCATGGAGGACGGCGACCTGATCCTGACGCCGCGCTGGGCCTGGCACGAGCACGCCCACGAGGGTGGAGAGCCCGTGATCTGGATCGACGGCCTGGACGTTCCCTTCATCCAGGCCCTGCAGGTGATTTCTTTCGAGCCTTATCCCGAAAAGCGGCTGCCGGTGAAAAGCGCCTCCGCCGCACTGCCCTGGGGCTCCGTCCGGCCTGTGGCGCCGCCCGAGGGTACGCGGTCCGCCCCGCTGCACTATCGCTGGCGCGACACCTATGCCGCGCTTCAGCGCCTGGCCGAAGGACCGCCGCATCCCTACGAGGGGTACGCCCTGGAGTACGCCAACCCGCTGACCGGCGGGCCGACCCTGCCGACGCTCTCCTGCCGGATCCAGCTCCTTCACCCGGGCCAGCGAACCGCTCCGCACCGCCACACGAGCACCGCGATCTACCACGTGTTTCGCGGCAGCGGCACGACGACCATCGACGGACGGCCGTTTCACTGGCGGAAGGGAGACACCTTCATCGTACCGCTCTGGCACTGGCACGAGCATGCCAACACCTCCCCCAACGAGGAGGCTCTGCTCTTCTCCATGAACGACGCTCCGATCCTCGACGCCTTCGGCCTGTATCGCGAAGAAGGCCGAGGCGAATCCTATCTCGGCCTTTAG
- a CDS encoding LLM class F420-dependent oxidoreductase, producing the protein MKFGVFLPVSGRAASRDTLMSAARQAESLGYDCVWAADRIVIPWTIETPYPYSRESTFIVPPDRPFFEPLTCLAFLAGCTEKIRLGMSVMVMPYRHPLYWAKTAATIDHLSHGRLVLGLGVGWMREEFAALNAPFAERGEVSDEQLRLLARLWSDERASFDGRYYRFENIAFNPKPFQKPRLPIWIGGEGRRAQRRAGVYGDAWFPYFVRITPSELTRRFEHVRRCAREAGRDPADVQLACCLPVELTERDVPQQEDSLRGSPAQVAEALMRFRAAGAVHVGLQFMVPYWPARREQIERFGREVLPAFAS; encoded by the coding sequence ATGAAGTTCGGCGTCTTTCTTCCCGTCTCCGGCAGAGCCGCAAGCCGCGACACTCTGATGAGTGCTGCTCGACAGGCCGAATCCCTGGGATACGACTGCGTCTGGGCCGCCGATCGGATCGTGATCCCCTGGACGATCGAGACTCCTTATCCCTACAGCCGGGAGTCCACCTTCATCGTGCCGCCGGACCGTCCGTTCTTCGAGCCGCTCACGTGCCTTGCGTTTCTCGCCGGCTGCACGGAAAAGATCCGTCTCGGCATGAGCGTGATGGTCATGCCCTACCGCCATCCGCTCTACTGGGCCAAGACCGCGGCCACGATCGATCACCTCTCGCACGGCCGGCTCGTCCTCGGTCTCGGCGTCGGCTGGATGCGCGAGGAGTTCGCCGCGCTCAACGCGCCGTTCGCCGAGCGCGGCGAGGTCTCCGACGAGCAGCTGCGCCTGCTCGCGCGACTGTGGAGCGACGAGCGCGCGAGCTTCGACGGCCGTTATTACCGGTTCGAGAACATCGCCTTCAACCCGAAGCCCTTCCAAAAGCCGCGGCTGCCCATCTGGATCGGCGGCGAAGGGCGCCGGGCGCAGCGCCGCGCCGGCGTTTACGGCGACGCCTGGTTTCCGTACTTCGTCAGGATCACGCCCTCCGAGCTGACCCGCCGCTTCGAGCACGTCCGCCGCTGCGCGCGCGAGGCGGGCCGGGATCCCGCGGACGTGCAGCTCGCCTGCTGCCTCCCTGTCGAGCTGACCGAACGCGACGTGCCGCAGCAGGAAGACTCCCTGCGCGGCAGCCCCGCTCAGGTCGCCGAGGCGCTGATGCGCTTTCGAGCGGCGGGGGCCGTGCACGTCGGCCTGCAGTTCATGGTCCCCTACTGGCCCGCTCGGCGCGAACAGATCGAGCGTTTCGGGCGCGAGGTGCTCCCCGCCTTCGCTTCGTGA